From the Mycobacterium sp. 155 genome, the window TGTCAGGACATCCCAGGAAGAAGTTGGACAACCAGGTCGATGAGTTTGATCCCGATGAACGGGGCGATGATGCCTCCGAGTCCGTACACATACAGGTTGCGGCTCAACAGCTTCGACGCACTGCTCGGCGTGTAGCGAACACCCTTGAGCGCCAGGGGGATCAGCGCCACGATCACGATGGCGTTGAAGATCACCGCGGATAGGATCGCAGACTGCGGGCTGTGCAGCCGCATGATGTTGATCAGGTCCAGGCCGGGGAACAGTGCGACGAACATGGCCGGGATGATCGCGAAGTACTTGGCGATGTCGTTGGCGATCGAGAACGTGGTCAGCGCGCCACGGGTGATCAGCAATTGCTTGCCGATCTCCACGATCTCGATGAGCTTGGTCGGGTCGGAGTCGAGATCGACCATATTGCCGGCCTCTTTGGCCGCTGAGGTACCGGTGTTCATCGCCACACCCACATCGGCCTGGGCCAGTGCCGGTGCGTCGTTGGTGCCGTCGCCGGTCATCGCGACGAGCCGGCCGCCTGCCTGCTCCTGCTTGATCAGGGCCAGCTTGTCCTCCGGAGTGGCCTCGGCGAGGAAGTCGTCGACGCCGGCCTCATCGGCAATAGCCTTGGCGGTCAACGGGTTGTCTCCGGTGATCATCACCGTCCGGATGCCCATCTTGCGCATCTCGTCGAACCGGTCGCGCATGCCCTGCTTGACCACGTCCTTGAGATGGATGACCCCGAGCACCTCGGCTTTGCCCCCTTCGGCGGCCACTTGTCCGACAACCAACGGTGTCCCGCCGGCGCCAGAGATGCCGTCGACGATGGAGCCCAACTCTTCTGGCACGGTGCCGCCCTCGGTGCGCACCCAGTGTGCGACGGCGCTGGCCGCGCCCTTGCGGAGCTTGTGTCCACCCAGGTCGACACCGGACATCCGGGTGGTGGCGCTGAATTCGATCCAGTGCGCGTGTGAGAGTTCACCCTGGGTGCGGGCGCGCAGGCCATGATGCTGTTTGGCGAACACCACGATCGAGCGTCCCTCGGGGGTCTCGTCAGCCAGGCTCGACAGCTGGGCGGCATCGGCGAGCTGCTCGGCCGAGATGCCGGTCAGTGGGACGAACGCGGAAGCCTGCCGGTTGCCCAGAGTGATGGTGCCGGTTTTGTCGAGCAGCAGGGTGTTGACGTCACCGGCGGCCTCGACGGCTCGGCCGGACATCGCCAGCACGTTGCGCTGCACCAGCCGGTCCATGCCGGCGATGCCGATGGCGGACAGCAGCGCGCCGATGGTCGTCGGGATCAGGCACACCAGCAGTGCCACCATCACGATCCCGCTCACGCCGTTTCCGGTGAGCGCCAAACTGTCTGGGACACCGGGATTGTTGGCCTTGGAGTAGATGGCCAGCGGCTGCAGGGTAGCGACCGCGAACACGAAGATCACCGTCAGAGCCGCCAGCAGGATGTTCAGCGCAATCTCGTTGGGTGTCTTCTGCCGGTTGGCGCCTTCGACGAGAGCGATCATCCGGTCGATGAAGCTCTCGCCGGGCTTCTGGGTGATCTTCACGACGATGCGATCCGACAGCACGGTGGTGCCGCCGGTGACGGCCGAGCGGTCGCCACCGGATTCCCGGATCACCGGGGCGGATTCACCCGTGATGGCCGATTCATCCACCGACGCAATACCTTCCACGACATCACCGTCGCCGGGGATGACCTGGCCGGCTTCGACCACCACGATGTCACCGAGCTTGAGCTGCGGTGCCGGTACCGACTCCTCGGTGCCGGACTCGGTGATGCGGCGGGCCATGGTGTCGGCCTTGGCTTTTCGCAGCGATTCGGCCTGGGCTTTGCCCCGGCCCTCGGCGACGGCCTCGGCCAGGTTGGCGAACACCACGGTCAGCCACAACCAGCCGACGACCAGCCAGCCGAACCAGGTCGGCTCCATGATGGCCAGCGCGGTACTCCAGACCGCGCCGATTTCGACGATGAACATGACCGGGTTGCGCCACAGCGTACGCGGGTCGAGCTTGCGCAACGCGTCGGGCAGCGACCGCCACAACATCGTCGGGTCGAGCAGCCCACCTTGCACCGACTTACCGGCTTTCTTTGCGCCTCCACCTGCCGCGTTTGTCACGCTGGAGTGGCGGTCGGCCTCGGCCGTCACTCCAGCGTGACGCTCGGGCTGTGTGGGGTATTGAGCGCTGCGCATATCAGTGGATTCCTTCAGCGAGGGGCCCGAGCGCGAGCATGGGCAGGAAGGTGAGCGCGACCAGGATCACCGTGACGCCGACGACCATTCCGACGAACTGCGGTCGATGGGTGGGCAGGGTGCCGATCGACTCTGGTGTGCTGCCCTGGGCGGCAAGGGATCCCGCCAGCGCCAGCACCAGCACGATGGGCAGGAACCGGCCGAACACCATCGCCAGGCCGAGAGCGGTGTTGTACCACTCGGTGTTGACGCTGATGCCGGCGAAGGCCGAGCCGTTGTTGTTGGCCGCGGACGTGAAGGCGTAGAGCACCTCACTGAGGCCGTGCGGTCCGGTGTTGAGCATCCCCGCGCGTTGACCGGGCATGGCCATGGCCACCGCGGTGCCGGTCAGCACGATCAGCGGGGTAACGAGGAAATAGCTTGCCGCCAGCTTGATTTCGCGCGGTGTAATCTTCTTGCCGAGGTACTCCGGGGTACGCCCGACCATCAGGCCGGCCACGAACACCGTGATGATCGCGAGGATCAGCATGCCGTACAGACCCGAGCCCACACCGCCGGGCGCGACCTCGCCGAGTTGCATGTTGAACATCGTCATCAGTCCGCCGAGGCTCGTGTAGGAGTCGTGGAACGAGTCCACGGCGCCGGTCGACGTCAGCGTCGTCGCCGAGGAGAACACCGCTGAATCAGCCACGCCGAACCGCTGTTCGACGCCTTCCATGGCGCTGCCGACGGCGCTCGGCACGGTTCCGTGATGCCGTAGCTGGAACCACATCATGAAGCTGGTGCTCAGCAGAGCGATGACGCCCATCATCGCGGCGATTGCGTAGCCCTGCTTTCGGCTGTTGACCATGCGGCCGAAGGTGCGCGGTAACGAGAACGGGATGAGCAGGATCAGGAAGATCTCAAGCCAGTTGGTCCAGGTGGTCGGGTTCTCGAACGGATGCGCCGAGTTGGCGTTGTAGAAGCCACCGCCGTTGGTACCGAGTTCCTTGATGACCTCCTGGCTGGCAACCGGGCCGCCGGGGATCGTCTGCTGCGCGCCGCTGAGTGTGGTGACCAACTGGTCATGCAACGCGAAGTTCTGGATGGCGCCGCCGGCGATGAGCACGATGGCGCCGATGATCGAAATCGGTAGCAGGATGCGGATACTGCCGCGCACCAGGTCAGCCCAGAAGTTGCCGAGGTCGCCGGTGTGACGACGCGCGAATCCGCGCACCAGGGCCACGGCGACGGCCATACCGACCGAGGCTGACGCGAAGTTCTGTACCGCCAGCCCGCCCATCTGGACCAGGTGCCCCTGGGTGGTTTCGCCGGAGTAGGCCTGCCAATTGGTGTTGGTGACGAAGCTGACGGCCGTGTTCCACGCCAGCGCCGGGGTCATCGGGGTGGCCGGGTCATGAAGGTGCAGCGGCAGCTTGCCCTGGACCAGCTGGAAGATGAACAGGAACAGGATGCTGACCGCCGAGAACGCAAGCACGCTGCGGGCATACGAGCCCCAGGTCTGCTCGGAACGGGGATCGGCCCCGATGACGCGGTAGATCAGGCGTTCGGCGCGGGAATCCTTGTCGCCGGTGTAGACGCGGAATATGTAGTCGCCCAACGGCACATGCACGAGCGCGACAACCGCGACGAGCGACGCGATGAACAAGATCCCCGCGGTGGTGGTAGTCACTAGAACCTCTCGGGGAAGAGCAGGGCGGCGAACACGAAGACGGCGATGAGCACCGCCAGGACCAGGCCGACGATGTTTTCGTAGCTCACAGTCGTTCGACCAGCCTCTGCACCAGGCCGAGCACGGCGAAGATCGCCACCGTCAGCACCGTATAGATCAGGGCGGACACCAGGATGGACATGCTGTCTCCGTTCGAAGACACGTTCATAGGCCCCGGATTTCGATGGCCTGTCCCAGCATCTGCCCGTTTTTCAGTCGGTTGACAGGCCGTTGACGGTTTCTTTACGCCAGGGTCGCAGTCCTTTACGGTCTCCTTTCGCGCGCCCGTTCGCCGGGGGTCGCACGCGTCAAGATGGCGTCAATTGGGCTGGTCGACGCGCTGACGGGGTATTTCTGCAGGTTCTTTACACCCAATGGGGGTTCGTCAGCGCAGCGTCAAGGTTTCGATCGGAACCGTCAAAAGACCGCAAAAGCACTGGTCGGTGGTATTCGGCGGAGTGATCGTTGACATAGGCGCCCAATGACATCCGGTCGGGCGCGTTGGCGAAGAGGTTCCGGTGACACTGTCGACGGTCGTTATGTCCATGTTCTCGGCCAGCTTGCCGGCGTCGGTGCTCAGGCGGCACTCAGCGACGCAGCCACCGGCCGAATCGGAATTGGTGCGCCGCTGCGCGAGCATCCAACGGTCCCTGGGCACGGTCGAATTGGCGCTTCCGGCTTCGGTTCTCGCCGACGAGGCAGTCGCGCGGTGGTCCCGGGATCACGGGGTGACCGTAGGTGTGCGCACCAGCCGGGAACTGGGGACTGCTCTCGCTGCCGGTGTTCTGCCCATGCGCATGACAGTTCACGCCGGCGGACTGAATGCCAACGAATTATTGTTCTGTACAGTCAATCTCGGCGTCGGCCGGGTAGTGATCGATTCTCACTACCAGATCGAGCAGCTGGCGTCGGCGAGTGGCCGCAAGCAGCGGGTGCTGGTCGGGGTGACGCACCGCGGCGAGGGCGTCGGATTCGGCTTCGACACACACGGTGCCACCGAGGCGTACAGCGACGTATTAGATTGCTCCCGACTGGATCTGGTGGGCTTGTACAGCGAGATCGGGCCCGACGAGCACCACTTCCTCAGCTATCCGGCGGCCATTGGCGACATGCTGGCCGAGATGGCGCAGATTCGCCGCGACCACGGTGTAGTACTGACCCGGATCGGGTTGGGCGGGCACGGTTTTACTTTCGCCTTCGGCGACGGTGTCGGCGATCTGGCCGAAGTGGCGACCTCGGTCGACGAGACGCTCGATGATGCGTGTGCGACCCTGCGGTTCCCGCGGCCCGTGGTCACCGTGTTGACCGAGCCGGCCAACCGCATGCCGCTGGCGAGTTAGCCGTCGGCGAGGCCCGGGGCAGGTCAGGGGAGTCAAGCGGCAGGACCTGGGGATCGGCCAGCCGGTGGTGCTTGCCCCGGTGGATCACCCCGGCCGCACTGCAGCCCCGACGTTGTGCACCCAATCGGATTGCGCACCTGACTGCGGCCCACGTGCTCGATGACCGCCAGGTAGGGCAGATACGGTGCCCGCATCCGCTGGATCGGATTGGTCACGTACTTCTTGAACCGGGCCACCATGCGCATCGCACGTGGGCCCAATAGTGTCGAAATCCGTTCTGTCGCTGCGGTAATTATGTCAGCGGTGCTGTTCGCTATGTGTGTCCCCGCCCTCTTGCCTCGTGGGGTATTCAAACACGCGTCGACGAGCCGGCCAGGGCGTCTTGGCGGAGTGTCCATGCTGGGAGCGTCAAAAATTTGGGCTCTTGTGACGTATCTGTGGGTCATTGACGGCCGGGTAGGGCTGGTCGGTGTCCTCCGAGGGTGAGCATGGCTAGGGCGATCAGGGGTTCGGGGGTGGCGAAGCCGAAGGCTATGCGGGTGAGGAGTCGGATCTTGGTGTTGGCCGATTCGATGAGCCCGTTGGATAGTCCGTGTTCGATGGAGGCCAGGATCTGCCTGCGGTGGCGGGTGATGCGTTGTTGCAGCAAGACGAATGCTTCGATGCGGCAGCGCCGCGCCCAGGAGACCCATTTGTCGAGTGCTTCGGCGGCCTCGTCCACGGACAGTTTGAAGATCGTGCGTAGGGCTTCTTTGAGCAGGTAGGCACGGTAGAGCCGAGGGTCGGTCTTGGCGATCCATTCCAGTTTCGCCTGTTGCCGCTCGCTCAGGTTCTCCGGGTTCTTCCACAGCGCAAACCTGGTGCGCTTCAAGGCTTTCGCTTCTCCGGTGGCCACGGTGACACGCCGGCCAGCGACCCACCCGTGGCGCTGGGTGTGACCTGCTCGTCGGGCAGCGTTCCACGCCTGGCGACGCACCTCATCGAGTGCCTCGTTGGCCCAGCCGACAACATGAAACGGGTCAGCGCAGCGGATCGCGCCGGGGCAGCGATCGGCGACCACGTCGGCGATCCATTCGGCCCCGTCGGCGCTGACATGGGTGATCCGAGCGCACCGACCTGCACCGGAGGCTTCCAGGGAATCGAAGAAGGCGCGCACGGTCGCCCGATCGCGGCCGGTGTTGGCCCACACCAGCCGGCCGCTGTCATGGTCGACCACGATGGTCAGGTACTTGTGGTGGCGTTTGTAGGAGATCTCATCGATCCCGATCCGGGTCAGGTCGGCGAATGCGTCGATCCCGGCGGCGGTATCGGCCCACACCCGCGCGATGATCGATCCGACGGTGCGCCAAGCGATCCGCATCAGCTCGGTGATCGCTCGTTTGGAGCAGTGGGTAGCCAACCAGGCCACCTGCTGATCGAATGCGCGGGTGTGCCCGGCGCCGTGCCGAGCCCACGGGACCTGACACACCGTCGGCCCGTGGGTAGCACAGTCGACTCGCGGAATATCGGCTTCCAGGAACACCTCGATGGTGCCCATGTCCAGGGCGCGCCAGCGCCGCCGGCCCTGACCGCGGTCGTACCAGCGGGCCCGCGCACCGCAGGTTCCGCACCGCCCCCGGGCTGCTCGACGGGGCCGCACATGGGCCACAACCACCTGCGCTGCCTCATCGAACTCGACGTCGTCGATCACCGTGTTCTGGACGCACAACACCGCACGCCATAAGCTGGCATTCCGCACGCCGTTCTCCGTTCTATGAGTTTTTGACCTTCGACAAGCCAAAAACCTAGACCGAGAACGGCGTCCGGCCATTCAGGCGCAATCAACCACCCACAGATACGTCACAAGAGCCAAAAATTTTGACGCTCTGCCTCTGGTGCTGTGGGTGATGCCCAACCTGCGTGGTCGGGGCCAAGATGTGCCCGGGTACCGTGCTATCGACGTTTGACGCCCCCATAGCCCAATTGGCAGAGGCAGCGGACTTAAAATCCGCACAGTGTCGGTTCGAGTCCGACTGGGGGCACTGGGAAAGACCAGGTAGACGGGTTTTCGAGGCGATTGGACCGACTAGCAATCCCGTTCAACCCGGCGTCGCCCCGGCGCGCGGCGGGATCGCGGCGGCGAGGTCGGCCCGTTAGCTAACTAGTAGGGCCACGCGGCGACTTAGCCTCGATCCACCGATGAATCGGGGTGGAGTTGGTGTGTTGAGATGAGGAAAGTGCCTTCTGAGCTGGGATGATTGGTGTTCCTTACGCATCAGCCGTCCGAGTTCGGAAAGGCACTTCCGGTGCAAGTGTCCCATAGGTTCACCGCGTCGTCGGCGGTGTTCGATGATGAGCATCTCGTGTCGTGTGCCGGGCTGGTGCCGGTGATGACGCTGGCGGCCCAGACGGGGTTGTCCGAGCTGGTGGCTGACAGGGTTCGTATCGCTGAGCCGCGGATCAAGTCGGGGCCGGCGCACCCGTCGCCGAAGCTGACCACGGTGATCGCCGGGATGTGCGCCGGCGCGGACAGTATCGATGACCTCGATATCGTGCGCTCGGGTGGGATGAAGACCCTCTTTGACGCCGTGTATGCACCCTCGACCATCGGAACGCTGTTGCGGGAGTTCACCTTCGGGCACGCCCGCCAACTCGAGTCGGTGTTGCGGGAGCACCTGGCCGCGCTGTGTCGGCGGGTAGATCTGTTGTCTGGTGCCGCAGGGCGGGCGTTTATCGATATCGACTCGGTGCTGCGCCCGGTCTACGGGCAGGCCAAACAAGGCGCCTCCTACGGGCACACCAAGATCGCCGGAAAACAGATCCTGCGCAAGGGCCTGTCGGCGCTGGTGACCACGATCAGCACCCAGACCGGCGCGCCGGTGATCGCCGGGGCGCGGCTGCGGGCGGGCAAGACCAACTCCGGCAAGGGTGCCGCCCGCATGATCGCCCAAGCGGTGGCGACCGCCCGTGCGGCCGGGGTCACCGGGGCGATCCTGGTGCGTGGCGACTGCGCCTACGGCAACGGCGTCGTGGTGGCGGCCTGTCGGCGTGCCGGGGCCCGGTTCTCGCTGGTGCTGACCAAGAACCGCGCGGTGACAGCGGCCATCAACTCGATCGATGAGACTGCCTGGACCCCGGTCAACTACCCCGGTGCGGTGCGCGACCCCGACACCGGAGGATGGATCTCCGATGCCGAGGTCGCCGAAGTCCCCTACACCGCCTTCGGTTCCACCGGCCGACCGGTGACCGCCAGGTTGATCGTGCGCCGGGTCAAAGACGCCCGCTACCGCGACGCCCTGTTCTCGGTGTGGCGCTGTCACCCGTTCTTCACCGACACCGACGAACCCGTCGCCGCCGCTGACCTCACCCACCGCCGCCACGCCATCATCGAGACCGTATTCGCCGACCTCATCGACGGCCCGCTGGCACACCTGCCCTCAGGCCGTTTCGGCGCGAACTCGGCGTGGATCCTGTGCGCGGCCATCGCCCACAACCTGCTGCGCGTTGCCGGGGTACTGGCCGGCGGCGCTCACGCGGTGGCCCGCGGGGCCACCCTGCGCCGACACCTTGTCACCATCCCAGCCCGATGGCCCGGCCCCAACGCCGATCCATCCTGCACCTACCGGACCACTGGCCCTGGGAACACTACTGGCTTACCTTGTGGCGCAACACCATCGGCTATAGCCCACCGCTACCCGTCCCAGCCTGATCCACCCGCTGAAAGGCCCGGCCGAAGCACACAGGAAAAGCTGGGCAGACCAGCAGATACCCGCTGCCCTCAACCGACAGCCCAGCAAAAATCAGCCCCTCCGAACCTCACCGGCGTCGATCCACGGATCGAGGCTAAGACGTATTGCCTGGTGAAATCGGCGAGAGTGTGACTGCGCGGCGACTCGGCACGTTCAATGAGAAGGTTAAAACCTGCTGTTCAGGGGACAAGAAGGAACAAGTTATCCCTAATTAGCGTTGACTGATGGCTATTTAAGCCGCTAATCTGGCGTCCACACGGTGATGTCGTGTTCGCGCCGGGGTCGCGCTGCGCGGT encodes:
- the kdpA gene encoding potassium-transporting ATPase subunit KdpA, which produces MTTTTAGILFIASLVAVVALVHVPLGDYIFRVYTGDKDSRAERLIYRVIGADPRSEQTWGSYARSVLAFSAVSILFLFIFQLVQGKLPLHLHDPATPMTPALAWNTAVSFVTNTNWQAYSGETTQGHLVQMGGLAVQNFASASVGMAVAVALVRGFARRHTGDLGNFWADLVRGSIRILLPISIIGAIVLIAGGAIQNFALHDQLVTTLSGAQQTIPGGPVASQEVIKELGTNGGGFYNANSAHPFENPTTWTNWLEIFLILLIPFSLPRTFGRMVNSRKQGYAIAAMMGVIALLSTSFMMWFQLRHHGTVPSAVGSAMEGVEQRFGVADSAVFSSATTLTSTGAVDSFHDSYTSLGGLMTMFNMQLGEVAPGGVGSGLYGMLILAIITVFVAGLMVGRTPEYLGKKITPREIKLAASYFLVTPLIVLTGTAVAMAMPGQRAGMLNTGPHGLSEVLYAFTSAANNNGSAFAGISVNTEWYNTALGLAMVFGRFLPIVLVLALAGSLAAQGSTPESIGTLPTHRPQFVGMVVGVTVILVALTFLPMLALGPLAEGIH
- a CDS encoding LysA protein is translated as MTLSTVVMSMFSASLPASVLRRHSATQPPAESELVRRCASIQRSLGTVELALPASVLADEAVARWSRDHGVTVGVRTSRELGTALAAGVLPMRMTVHAGGLNANELLFCTVNLGVGRVVIDSHYQIEQLASASGRKQRVLVGVTHRGEGVGFGFDTHGATEAYSDVLDCSRLDLVGLYSEIGPDEHHFLSYPAAIGDMLAEMAQIRRDHGVVLTRIGLGGHGFTFAFGDGVGDLAEVATSVDETLDDACATLRFPRPVVTVLTEPANRMPLAS
- a CDS encoding potassium-transporting ATPase, whose amino-acid sequence is MSILVSALIYTVLTVAIFAVLGLVQRLVERL
- a CDS encoding ISL3 family transposase → MRNASLWRAVLCVQNTVIDDVEFDEAAQVVVAHVRPRRAARGRCGTCGARARWYDRGQGRRRWRALDMGTIEVFLEADIPRVDCATHGPTVCQVPWARHGAGHTRAFDQQVAWLATHCSKRAITELMRIAWRTVGSIIARVWADTAAGIDAFADLTRIGIDEISYKRHHKYLTIVVDHDSGRLVWANTGRDRATVRAFFDSLEASGAGRCARITHVSADGAEWIADVVADRCPGAIRCADPFHVVGWANEALDEVRRQAWNAARRAGHTQRHGWVAGRRVTVATGEAKALKRTRFALWKNPENLSERQQAKLEWIAKTDPRLYRAYLLKEALRTIFKLSVDEAAEALDKWVSWARRCRIEAFVLLQQRITRHRRQILASIEHGLSNGLIESANTKIRLLTRIAFGFATPEPLIALAMLTLGGHRPALPGRQ
- the kdpB gene encoding potassium-transporting ATPase subunit KdpB, with product MTAEADRHSSVTNAAGGGAKKAGKSVQGGLLDPTMLWRSLPDALRKLDPRTLWRNPVMFIVEIGAVWSTALAIMEPTWFGWLVVGWLWLTVVFANLAEAVAEGRGKAQAESLRKAKADTMARRITESGTEESVPAPQLKLGDIVVVEAGQVIPGDGDVVEGIASVDESAITGESAPVIRESGGDRSAVTGGTTVLSDRIVVKITQKPGESFIDRMIALVEGANRQKTPNEIALNILLAALTVIFVFAVATLQPLAIYSKANNPGVPDSLALTGNGVSGIVMVALLVCLIPTTIGALLSAIGIAGMDRLVQRNVLAMSGRAVEAAGDVNTLLLDKTGTITLGNRQASAFVPLTGISAEQLADAAQLSSLADETPEGRSIVVFAKQHHGLRARTQGELSHAHWIEFSATTRMSGVDLGGHKLRKGAASAVAHWVRTEGGTVPEELGSIVDGISGAGGTPLVVGQVAAEGGKAEVLGVIHLKDVVKQGMRDRFDEMRKMGIRTVMITGDNPLTAKAIADEAGVDDFLAEATPEDKLALIKQEQAGGRLVAMTGDGTNDAPALAQADVGVAMNTGTSAAKEAGNMVDLDSDPTKLIEIVEIGKQLLITRGALTTFSIANDIAKYFAIIPAMFVALFPGLDLINIMRLHSPQSAILSAVIFNAIVIVALIPLALKGVRYTPSSASKLLSRNLYVYGLGGIIAPFIGIKLIDLVVQLLPGMS
- a CDS encoding potassium-transporting ATPase subunit F; the protein is MSYENIVGLVLAVLIAVFVFAALLFPERF